A window of the Streptomyces griseochromogenes genome harbors these coding sequences:
- a CDS encoding amino acid ABC transporter ATP-binding protein, protein MTEVSVAKENAAATDELVVLKSVNKHFGALHVLQDIDLTIARGEVVVVIGPSGSGKSTLCRTINRLETIDSGAITIDGKALPHEGRELARLRADVGMVFQSFNLFAHKTVLENVMLGQVKVRRTDKKQAEEKARALLDRVGVGTQADKYPAQLSGGQQQRVAIARALAMGPKVMLFDEPTSALDPEMINEVLEVMQQLAREGMTMIVVTHEMGFARSAANRVVFMADGRIVEQAAPEQFFSNPRSDRAKDFLSKILHH, encoded by the coding sequence ATGACCGAAGTATCGGTGGCCAAGGAAAACGCGGCCGCGACCGACGAACTGGTCGTCCTGAAGAGCGTCAACAAGCACTTCGGCGCGTTGCACGTCCTCCAGGACATCGACCTGACGATCGCCCGCGGCGAGGTCGTCGTGGTCATCGGGCCCTCTGGGTCCGGAAAGTCGACCCTGTGCCGCACCATCAACCGCCTGGAGACGATCGACTCGGGCGCCATCACCATCGACGGCAAGGCCCTGCCGCACGAGGGCAGGGAACTGGCCCGGCTGCGGGCGGACGTGGGGATGGTCTTCCAGTCCTTCAACCTCTTCGCGCACAAGACCGTGCTCGAGAACGTGATGCTGGGGCAGGTCAAGGTCCGCAGGACGGACAAGAAGCAGGCCGAGGAGAAGGCCCGGGCCCTGCTCGACCGGGTCGGTGTGGGCACCCAGGCCGACAAGTACCCCGCGCAGCTCTCCGGCGGCCAGCAGCAGCGCGTCGCCATCGCGCGGGCGCTGGCGATGGGCCCGAAGGTGATGCTCTTCGACGAGCCGACCTCGGCCCTCGACCCCGAGATGATCAACGAGGTTCTCGAGGTCATGCAGCAGCTCGCCCGTGAGGGCATGACGATGATCGTCGTCACCCACGAGATGGGCTTCGCTCGTTCGGCCGCGAACCGGGTGGTCTTCATGGCGGACGGCCGGATCGTCGAACAGGCCGCGCCGGAGCAGTTCTTCAGCAATCCGCGCAGCGACCGGGCCAAGGACTTCCTCTCGAAGATCCTGCACCACTGA
- a CDS encoding MarR family winged helix-turn-helix transcriptional regulator translates to MSDALDASLRLIRAQAALVRRFDARLGGLHGVSLADFTMLLRLGQAPGGRMRRVDLAEALGLTASGVTRGLAPLERIGLVTRESDARDARVAYASLTGTGRLRLKEMLATAEETAAEIFAGRAWSEEELGLLSALLTRLGGTGLPGHGGAPR, encoded by the coding sequence GTGAGTGACGCCCTCGACGCCTCGCTGCGGCTGATTCGGGCACAGGCGGCACTCGTGCGGCGCTTCGACGCCCGGCTCGGCGGGCTGCACGGCGTGAGCCTGGCCGACTTCACCATGCTGCTGCGCCTCGGGCAGGCGCCGGGCGGCCGGATGCGCCGGGTCGACCTTGCCGAGGCCCTGGGACTGACCGCGTCCGGGGTGACCCGCGGGCTTGCACCCCTGGAGCGGATCGGGCTGGTGACCCGCGAGTCGGACGCCCGTGACGCGCGGGTGGCCTATGCGTCGCTGACCGGGACCGGCAGGCTGCGCCTGAAGGAGATGCTGGCCACGGCCGAGGAGACCGCCGCCGAGATCTTCGCCGGTCGGGCGTGGAGCGAGGAGGAGCTCGGCCTGCTGTCCGCCCTGCTGACCAGACTCGGCGGCACCGGCCTCCCCGGCCACGGGGGCGCGCCGCGCTGA
- a CDS encoding amino acid ABC transporter permease: protein MFDFLDKYDVLGAFWTTVQLTLLSAVGSLIWGTLLAGMRVGPVPLMRGFATAYVNIVRNIPLTVIILFASLGLKDTLGVTLGSDQVDTQSFRLAVLGLIVYTSAFVCEAIRAGINTVPVGQAEAARAIGLNFTQVLGLIVLPQAFRAAVLPLTNVLIALTKNTTVAAAIGVAEAAVLMKTMLENEAQLLAISAVIAFGFCCLTLPTGLLLGRVSKKVAVKR, encoded by the coding sequence GTGTTCGACTTTCTTGACAAGTACGACGTGCTGGGCGCGTTCTGGACGACGGTACAGCTCACGCTGCTGTCGGCCGTGGGCTCCCTGATCTGGGGCACCTTGCTGGCCGGCATGCGGGTGGGCCCGGTGCCCCTCATGCGCGGTTTCGCCACCGCCTACGTGAACATCGTGCGGAACATCCCGCTCACGGTGATCATCCTGTTCGCCTCGCTCGGCCTGAAGGACACGCTGGGCGTCACCCTGGGCTCGGACCAGGTCGACACGCAGAGCTTCCGGCTGGCCGTGCTCGGCCTGATCGTCTACACCTCGGCCTTCGTCTGCGAGGCGATCCGCGCCGGCATCAACACAGTGCCGGTCGGCCAGGCGGAGGCGGCCCGGGCCATCGGCCTGAACTTCACCCAGGTGCTGGGTCTGATCGTGCTGCCGCAGGCCTTCCGCGCGGCCGTCCTCCCGCTGACCAACGTGCTGATCGCGTTGACGAAGAACACGACGGTGGCGGCCGCGATCGGCGTGGCGGAAGCGGCGGTCCTGATGAAGACGATGCTGGAGAACGAGGCGCAGCTGCTGGCGATCTCCGCGGTCATCGCCTTCGGGTTCTGCTGCCTGACGCTGCCGACCGGTCTGCTTCTCGGCCGGGTGAGCAAGAAGGTGGCGGTGAAGCGATGA
- a CDS encoding sensor histidine kinase, with protein MRTRLLPLLIVLMAAVLLALGVPLAVSVAAGQQQTVVVDRIDDTARFAALAQFVTDGPSGPRHGAPDERQETLRRELDSYYGVYGIRAGVFFRNGSAMGNAPGDWFVPATGEVREAFDEALLSRRSHDPRQVWPWQRSRLVVASPVIRDGDVVAVVVTDSPTGQMRSRILRGWLFIGAGEIAAMLLAVGAALRLTGWVLRPVRVLDATTHDIATGRLKSRVAAAGGPPELRRLARSFNEMADNVEDVLEQQRAFVADASHQLRNPLSALLLRIELLALELPEGNEEIASVRTEGKRLAQVLDDLLDLALAEHAEADLAVCDIGALAEERVAAWSPAAAAKDVRLAGNCPPTTAWADPIALSSALDAVIDNAVKFAPEGGTVEVAVTSDGDTSTIVVTDTGPGLTDEELARVGDRFWRSGRHQNVKGSGLGLSISRALLAAGGGSMTYEHHEPRGLRVTVTVPRHGEPGQAPPEEPR; from the coding sequence GTGCGCACACGGCTCCTGCCGCTGCTCATCGTCCTGATGGCGGCCGTACTCCTCGCCCTCGGCGTCCCGCTCGCCGTCAGTGTGGCCGCCGGCCAGCAGCAGACGGTGGTCGTCGACCGGATCGACGACACGGCGCGCTTCGCCGCGCTCGCCCAGTTCGTCACCGACGGGCCGAGCGGACCCCGCCATGGGGCTCCGGACGAACGCCAGGAGACGCTGCGGCGGGAACTGGACAGCTACTACGGCGTCTACGGCATCCGCGCGGGCGTCTTCTTCCGCAACGGCTCGGCCATGGGCAACGCCCCCGGCGACTGGTTCGTACCCGCGACCGGGGAGGTGCGGGAGGCGTTCGACGAAGCGCTGCTGAGCCGCCGCAGCCACGATCCCCGGCAGGTGTGGCCCTGGCAGCGCAGCCGGCTGGTCGTCGCCTCCCCGGTGATCCGGGACGGGGACGTCGTGGCGGTGGTGGTCACCGACTCGCCCACCGGACAGATGCGTTCGCGGATCCTGCGCGGCTGGCTGTTCATCGGGGCCGGCGAGATCGCCGCCATGCTGCTCGCCGTCGGCGCCGCGCTGCGGCTGACCGGCTGGGTGCTCAGACCGGTACGGGTTCTGGACGCCACCACCCACGACATCGCCACCGGGCGCCTCAAGTCCCGGGTCGCCGCCGCCGGCGGGCCGCCGGAACTCAGAAGGCTGGCCCGCTCGTTCAACGAGATGGCGGACAACGTCGAGGACGTGCTGGAGCAGCAGCGCGCCTTCGTCGCGGACGCCTCGCACCAGTTGCGCAACCCGCTCTCGGCGCTGCTGCTGCGCATCGAGCTGCTCGCCCTCGAACTCCCTGAGGGCAACGAGGAGATCGCCTCGGTCCGCACCGAGGGCAAGCGCCTCGCGCAGGTCCTGGACGACCTGCTCGACCTGGCGCTGGCCGAGCACGCCGAGGCCGACCTCGCCGTGTGCGACATCGGCGCGCTGGCCGAGGAGCGGGTGGCCGCCTGGTCACCGGCCGCCGCGGCCAAGGACGTCCGGCTGGCCGGCAACTGCCCGCCGACCACCGCCTGGGCCGACCCGATCGCCCTGTCCAGCGCGCTGGACGCGGTGATCGACAACGCCGTGAAGTTCGCCCCCGAGGGCGGCACGGTCGAGGTCGCCGTCACCTCCGACGGCGACACCTCTACGATCGTGGTCACCGACACCGGTCCCGGCCTCACCGATGAGGAACTCGCACGCGTGGGCGACCGTTTCTGGCGCAGCGGCCGCCATCAGAACGTGAAGGGCTCGGGCCTCGGCCTGTCCATCAGCCGCGCCCTGCTCGCCGCGGGCGGCGGCTCGATGACCTACGAGCACCACGAGCCGCGCGGGCTGCGGGTGACGGTGACGGTGCCGAGGCACGGGGAGCCGGGCCAGGCGCCGCCCGAGGAGCCTCGCTAG
- a CDS encoding response regulator transcription factor, whose amino-acid sequence MRLLLVEDDNHVAAALSAVLTRHGFEVTHARSGEEALQALVPEGAGFGVVLLDLGLPDQDGYEVCGKIRKRTGTPVIMVTARSDVRSRIHGLNLGADDYVVKPYDTGELLARIHAVSRRTAHEEPAPGGESALNLGPVRIELPTRQVSVDGSVVQLTRKEFDLLALLAQRPGVVFRREQIISEVWRTSWEGTGRTLEVHVASLRAKLRMPALIETVRGVGYRLVAPAA is encoded by the coding sequence ATGAGGCTGCTGCTCGTCGAGGACGACAACCACGTCGCCGCGGCTCTGTCCGCCGTCCTCACGCGGCACGGCTTCGAGGTCACCCACGCGCGCAGCGGTGAGGAGGCCCTGCAGGCTCTCGTCCCCGAGGGCGCCGGTTTCGGTGTGGTCCTGCTCGACCTGGGCCTGCCCGACCAGGACGGTTACGAGGTCTGCGGCAAGATCCGCAAGCGCACCGGCACCCCGGTGATCATGGTCACCGCGCGCTCCGACGTCCGCTCCCGCATCCACGGTCTGAACCTGGGAGCCGACGACTACGTGGTGAAGCCCTACGACACCGGGGAGCTGCTGGCCCGCATCCACGCCGTCAGCCGGCGCACCGCCCACGAGGAACCCGCGCCCGGCGGCGAGAGCGCCCTGAACCTCGGTCCGGTCCGCATCGAACTGCCCACCCGGCAGGTCAGCGTGGACGGTTCGGTCGTCCAGCTGACGCGCAAGGAGTTCGATCTGCTCGCGCTGCTCGCCCAGCGCCCGGGAGTGGTCTTCCGGCGGGAGCAGATCATCAGCGAGGTGTGGCGGACCAGCTGGGAGGGCACGGGCCGCACCCTGGAGGTGCATGTCGCCTCCCTGCGCGCCAAGCTGCGCATGCCCGCGCTGATCGAGACCGTACGCGGCGTCGGCTACCGGCTCGTCGCCCCGGCCGCCTAG
- a CDS encoding TAXI family TRAP transporter solute-binding subunit, giving the protein MPKVFPPLSGRRALQATAVGVVTLGLLLWWLLPLGEKPPSGTIVFSTGTPRGVYQEYGERLRTELSRDMPGLTVKLLNSAGSQENVQRVATGKADFTIAAADAVEAYETQDRAGAGRLRGVARLYDDYLQLVVPRGSKVRSVADLRHKRVAIGLPDSGVRLIATRVLRAAGIDPRKDITAVADGIDTGPARLERGGIDAFFWSGGLPTKGLVELAKRSGFTFVPIDGGLVTKLHAAGDAARYYRVTNMPESAYPSVQHGSAVPTIAVSNLLMTRKDMDPRLTEWVTRTVIKSRDGIGAHVHSAQLVDLRTAIYTDPLPLQEGARRYYRSVKP; this is encoded by the coding sequence ATGCCCAAGGTGTTCCCCCCTCTCAGCGGCCGCCGCGCGCTGCAGGCCACGGCCGTCGGTGTCGTGACCCTCGGACTGCTGCTGTGGTGGCTGCTGCCCCTGGGCGAGAAGCCGCCGAGCGGAACGATCGTCTTCAGCACGGGCACGCCGCGCGGGGTCTACCAGGAGTACGGCGAGCGGCTGCGCACCGAGCTGAGCAGGGACATGCCGGGTCTGACGGTGAAGCTGCTGAACAGCGCCGGTTCGCAGGAGAACGTCCAGCGGGTGGCGACCGGAAAGGCCGACTTCACCATCGCGGCGGCCGACGCCGTGGAGGCGTACGAGACGCAGGACCGCGCCGGCGCCGGCCGGCTGCGCGGGGTGGCCAGGCTCTACGACGACTACCTTCAGCTGGTCGTGCCGCGCGGCTCGAAGGTCCGCAGCGTCGCCGACCTGCGGCACAAGCGGGTCGCCATCGGTCTGCCCGACTCCGGGGTGCGGCTGATCGCGACCCGGGTGCTCAGGGCGGCGGGCATCGACCCGCGCAAGGACATCACCGCGGTCGCGGACGGCATAGACACCGGGCCGGCCCGTCTTGAGCGGGGCGGGATCGACGCCTTCTTCTGGTCGGGCGGGCTGCCCACCAAGGGGCTGGTCGAGCTGGCCAAGAGGTCCGGCTTCACGTTCGTGCCGATCGACGGCGGCCTTGTCACCAAACTGCACGCCGCCGGGGACGCGGCCCGTTACTACCGGGTCACCAACATGCCCGAGTCGGCGTACCCGTCCGTACAGCACGGCTCCGCGGTGCCGACGATCGCGGTGTCCAACCTGCTGATGACCCGCAAGGACATGGATCCCCGGCTGACCGAGTGGGTCACCCGCACGGTGATCAAGAGCCGTGACGGCATCGGGGCCCATGTCCACTCCGCACAGCTGGTCGACCTGCGCACCGCGATCTACACCGACCCGCTGCCCCTGCAGGAGGGCGCCCGTCGCTACTACCGGTCGGTCAAGCCCTAG
- a CDS encoding amino acid ABC transporter permease: MSSVLYDAQGPRAKRRNVLYTAAFLVVLAAVVWWVYKSLDDKGQLEWALWKPYLSGTEAYSTYIWPGLQNTLKAAALAMIIALPLGAVLGISRLSDHAWVRVPATAVVEFFRAIPVLVLMIFGMELYSQYTDVSSDDRPLYAVVTGLVLYNASVLAEIVRAGILALPKGQNEAALAIGLRKGQVMRLILLPQAVTTMLPAIVSQLVVIVKDTAIGGAILTFPELLSSASTMSSYYGANTIASFTVVAVIFVAINFSLTSFASWLEGRLRRRKKSTGAVIGVQDAAAIAGTAATGAER, from the coding sequence ATGAGTTCGGTCCTGTACGACGCTCAAGGGCCCCGCGCCAAGCGGCGCAACGTCCTGTACACGGCGGCCTTCCTGGTCGTCCTCGCGGCCGTCGTGTGGTGGGTCTACAAGTCCCTCGACGACAAGGGCCAGCTGGAATGGGCGCTGTGGAAGCCGTACCTCAGCGGCACCGAGGCCTACTCGACCTACATATGGCCCGGCCTGCAGAACACGCTGAAGGCTGCGGCGCTGGCGATGATCATCGCGCTGCCGCTGGGCGCGGTGCTCGGCATATCCCGGCTCTCGGACCATGCGTGGGTGCGGGTTCCGGCCACCGCCGTGGTCGAGTTCTTCCGGGCGATCCCGGTACTGGTCCTGATGATCTTCGGGATGGAGCTGTACAGCCAGTACACGGACGTCAGTTCTGACGACCGTCCGCTGTACGCGGTCGTCACCGGCCTGGTGCTGTACAACGCCTCCGTGCTCGCGGAGATCGTCCGCGCGGGCATCCTCGCCCTGCCGAAGGGGCAGAACGAGGCGGCCCTGGCGATCGGCCTGCGCAAGGGGCAGGTCATGCGGCTCATCCTGCTGCCGCAGGCCGTCACCACGATGCTGCCGGCGATCGTCAGCCAGCTCGTCGTGATCGTGAAGGACACCGCGATCGGCGGCGCCATCCTCACCTTCCCCGAACTGCTCTCCTCGGCGAGCACGATGAGCAGCTACTACGGCGCCAACACCATCGCCTCCTTCACCGTCGTGGCCGTCATCTTCGTGGCCATCAACTTCTCGCTCACCTCGTTCGCGAGCTGGCTGGAGGGACGGCTGCGGCGGCGCAAGAAGTCGACCGGCGCGGTGATCGGGGTCCAGGACGCGGCGGCGATAGCGGGGACGGCGGCGACCGGCGCCGAAAGGTGA
- a CDS encoding MazG nucleotide pyrophosphohydrolase domain-containing protein: MSHSPAHLVREFHRTFGLDARATPSEVSPELAAQRGELLAEEAAEVAEVSVEGPLDRLAHELADVVYVAYGTALVHGIDLDAVIAEIHRANMSKLGPDGEVARRADGKVLKGEHYRAPDVSAVLRRQGWIPGGAA; this comes from the coding sequence ATGAGCCATTCACCCGCCCACCTCGTCCGTGAGTTCCACCGCACCTTCGGCCTCGACGCCCGCGCCACGCCGAGCGAGGTGAGCCCCGAACTGGCCGCGCAGCGCGGGGAACTGCTCGCCGAGGAGGCCGCGGAGGTCGCCGAGGTGTCGGTCGAGGGCCCGCTGGACCGGCTCGCGCACGAGCTGGCGGACGTGGTCTACGTGGCGTACGGCACGGCCCTGGTCCATGGCATCGACCTCGACGCGGTGATCGCCGAGATCCACCGCGCCAACATGAGCAAGCTCGGCCCCGACGGGGAAGTCGCCCGCCGTGCCGACGGCAAGGTCCTCAAGGGCGAGCACTACCGGGCGCCGGACGTCTCGGCCGTCCTGCGCCGCCAGGGCTGGATACCGGGCGGCGCGGCCTGA
- a CDS encoding PP2C family protein-serine/threonine phosphatase codes for MPYVAVSALSHPGLLRERNEDSLVVGPWTLCSTVTESAQTLFFPVGTPLVVAVADGLGGHPGGNVASALVARRIASAGAALSSEDAVRDTLQDCNRAVYRAAGGDTGSDLAAMGTTVAGIVVRSGSLLVFNVGDSRVYAVSPDGLRQLSVDDSPPLAPGQRTTSIVTQCLGGSPTYRPVRPHVAAVPSSPGDRYLVCTDGLTDPVPPEALDDVLRKHDDGRAAFELWKAAIEAGGPDNITLAVARVADE; via the coding sequence GTGCCGTATGTGGCTGTGAGCGCGCTGAGCCATCCAGGGCTGCTGCGCGAACGGAACGAGGACAGCCTCGTCGTCGGGCCCTGGACGCTGTGCTCCACGGTGACCGAGAGCGCGCAGACCCTGTTCTTCCCGGTCGGAACGCCCCTGGTCGTCGCCGTCGCCGACGGACTCGGCGGCCACCCCGGCGGCAACGTGGCCAGCGCGCTGGTCGCCCGCCGCATCGCGTCGGCGGGAGCCGCCCTGAGCAGCGAGGACGCCGTCCGTGACACCTTGCAGGACTGCAACCGTGCCGTGTACCGGGCCGCGGGCGGCGACACGGGAAGCGACCTGGCCGCCATGGGGACGACCGTCGCCGGCATCGTCGTACGGTCCGGCTCGCTGCTGGTGTTCAACGTGGGCGACAGCCGGGTCTACGCGGTCTCGCCGGACGGACTGCGCCAGCTGAGCGTCGACGACAGCCCTCCGCTCGCACCCGGGCAGCGCACCACGTCCATCGTCACCCAATGCCTCGGCGGCAGCCCCACCTACCGCCCCGTCCGCCCCCATGTGGCAGCCGTGCCGTCGTCGCCCGGTGACCGCTACCTCGTCTGCACGGACGGTCTGACCGATCCCGTGCCGCCGGAGGCGCTCGACGACGTGCTGCGCAAGCACGACGACGGCCGGGCCGCCTTCGAGCTGTGGAAAGCCGCCATCGAGGCAGGCGGCCCGGACAACATCACGCTGGCCGTCGCACGCGTCGCGGACGAGTGA
- a CDS encoding glutamate ABC transporter substrate-binding protein, producing MKLRKVTAASAVTLALAVSVTACGGGKKNDDSSGGGKKIAIGIKYDQPGIGQQTPQGYTGFDVDVATYVAKKLGYSAKQIEWKQSKSADRETMLQRGDVDFIAASYSITPERQKKVDFAGPYLLAHQDVLIRADDSTIKSPSDLNKKKLCSVAGSTSAQNVHDKLAPKAQLQQYPTYSACLTGLQSKAIDALTTDDSILAGYAAQPQFKGKFKLGAFKMTNENYGIGVKKGSDLKAKINKALEEMVSDGSWKTAVEKNFGPANYKNEPAPKIGDIKS from the coding sequence ATGAAGCTCCGCAAGGTCACCGCCGCCTCGGCCGTCACCCTCGCCCTCGCCGTGTCCGTCACCGCGTGCGGCGGCGGCAAGAAGAACGACGACTCCTCCGGCGGTGGCAAGAAGATCGCCATCGGCATCAAGTACGACCAGCCGGGCATCGGCCAGCAGACCCCGCAGGGCTACACGGGCTTCGACGTCGACGTGGCCACCTATGTCGCCAAGAAGCTCGGTTACAGCGCCAAGCAGATCGAGTGGAAGCAGTCGAAGAGCGCCGACCGCGAGACCATGCTGCAGCGCGGTGACGTCGACTTCATCGCCGCTTCCTACTCGATCACGCCGGAGCGTCAGAAGAAGGTCGACTTCGCCGGTCCGTATCTGCTGGCCCACCAGGACGTGCTGATCCGCGCGGACGACAGCACCATCAAGTCGCCGTCGGACCTGAACAAGAAGAAGCTGTGTTCGGTGGCGGGGTCGACGTCGGCTCAGAACGTGCACGACAAGCTGGCCCCGAAGGCGCAGCTGCAGCAGTACCCGACGTACTCGGCCTGCCTGACCGGTCTGCAGAGCAAGGCCATCGACGCCCTGACCACAGACGACTCGATCCTCGCCGGTTACGCCGCCCAGCCCCAGTTCAAGGGCAAGTTCAAGCTCGGCGCCTTCAAGATGACCAACGAGAACTACGGCATCGGCGTCAAGAAGGGCAGCGACCTCAAGGCCAAGATCAACAAGGCGCTGGAGGAGATGGTCTCCGACGGTTCCTGGAAGACGGCCGTGGAGAAGAACTTCGGCCCGGCCAACTACAAGAACGAGCCCGCTCCGAAGATCGGCGACATCAAGAGCTGA
- a CDS encoding aminoglycoside phosphotransferase family protein, producing the protein MIDLPSAFVRTTVEREGEPGAAWLAELPGIVDELLTRWGCVPDGAVLHGGVGVIVPVRRPADGEAAVLKVSFPHPGNVHEPDAFAVWGGRGAVLLHQRGDDRFAMLLERAGTSTLEQLADGDELAAVAGRINRRLAVPAPPGLPRLREQADAWEERLRVDAEELSHALPPHVVGEALATVRELARAQPDTLVHGDLHARNILRARREPWLAVDPKGYAGDPAYDGGTLLKAHAVTLVEADDLPKAVQRALDVFAESAELDRERVRRWAQLHVVRAAFRGRRHGFRRARRGPQLDRILEFADFLAELLTRPPAGA; encoded by the coding sequence GTGATCGATCTGCCGTCGGCGTTCGTGCGGACCACCGTCGAGCGCGAAGGAGAGCCCGGAGCCGCGTGGCTCGCGGAACTGCCCGGGATCGTGGACGAACTGCTGACCCGCTGGGGATGCGTGCCCGACGGCGCGGTCCTGCACGGCGGCGTCGGCGTGATCGTCCCGGTGCGCCGGCCGGCGGACGGGGAGGCCGCCGTGCTGAAGGTGTCGTTCCCGCACCCCGGCAATGTGCACGAGCCGGACGCGTTCGCCGTCTGGGGCGGGCGCGGGGCCGTGCTGCTGCACCAGCGCGGCGACGACCGGTTCGCGATGCTGCTGGAGAGGGCCGGCACGTCGACCCTGGAGCAACTGGCGGACGGCGACGAACTGGCCGCGGTCGCGGGCCGGATCAACCGCCGGCTCGCCGTCCCCGCGCCGCCCGGTCTGCCCCGGCTGCGCGAGCAGGCCGACGCCTGGGAGGAGCGGCTGCGTGTGGACGCCGAGGAACTGTCCCACGCGCTGCCTCCGCACGTGGTGGGCGAGGCCCTGGCGACGGTCCGGGAGCTGGCCCGTGCCCAGCCCGACACCCTCGTCCACGGCGATCTGCACGCCCGCAACATCCTGCGCGCCCGCCGTGAGCCGTGGCTGGCCGTGGACCCCAAGGGGTACGCGGGCGACCCCGCCTACGACGGCGGCACCCTGCTCAAGGCGCACGCGGTGACGCTCGTCGAGGCCGACGACCTGCCGAAGGCCGTCCAGCGTGCCCTGGACGTCTTCGCCGAGAGCGCGGAGCTCGACCGCGAGCGCGTGCGCCGCTGGGCACAGCTGCATGTGGTCCGGGCCGCCTTCCGGGGCCGCCGCCACGGCTTCCGCCGGGCCCGCCGGGGACCCCAGCTGGACCGGATCCTCGAATTCGCCGATTTCCTCGCGGAGTTGCTCACGCGCCCGCCGGCCGGGGCATGA
- a CDS encoding DUF6204 family protein, with amino-acid sequence MSTRTFRITVRGVFDGLSAAQRADLLADAAEHDVLHAAYTPEGHLSYDIAARTAFVFRFSDTGEEEEDILEATERAEETARAWLTGRGYGFKNLRSGAEDLSQAPLGKRQRRAVRSSGS; translated from the coding sequence ATGAGTACCCGCACCTTTCGTATCACCGTCCGCGGCGTCTTCGACGGCCTCAGCGCCGCACAGCGGGCCGACCTGCTGGCCGACGCCGCCGAACACGACGTGCTGCACGCCGCCTACACCCCCGAGGGGCACCTCAGTTACGACATCGCCGCCCGCACCGCCTTCGTCTTCCGCTTCTCCGACACCGGGGAGGAAGAGGAGGACATCCTGGAGGCGACCGAACGGGCCGAGGAGACGGCGAGGGCGTGGCTGACCGGGCGCGGCTACGGCTTCAAGAACCTCAGGTCCGGCGCGGAGGACCTCTCCCAGGCGCCTCTGGGGAAGCGACAGCGACGAGCCGTGCGTTCGAGCGGGTCATAA